The Zingiber officinale cultivar Zhangliang chromosome 10A, Zo_v1.1, whole genome shotgun sequence genome contains a region encoding:
- the LOC122027198 gene encoding probable cellulose synthase A catalytic subunit 5 [UDP-forming] — protein sequence MEAGAGLVAGSHNRNELVVIRRDGESGPKPLQQLSGQICQICGDDVGLTVDGDLFVACNECAFPICRTCYEYERREGNQICPQCKTRFKRLKGCPRVTGDDEEDDVDDLEHEFEWEDNHDSQYMAEAMLIGHMSYGRQGDINTSRVVHPVLQVPLLTNGEMVDDIPPEQHALVPSFVGGGVKRIHPLPFPDHNLPAQPRSMDPSKDLAAYGYGSVAWKERMEIWKQKQEKLHTTRSNGGDKGWDNNENESDLPLMDEARQPLSRKLPIPSSKINPYRMIILIRLVVAGFFFHYRITNPARDAYPLWLISVICEIWFAISWILDQFPKWLPIERETYLDRLSLRYEKEGQPSQLASIDIFVSTVDPMKEPPLITANTVLSILAVDYPVEKVSCYVSDDGAAMLTFEALSETSEFAKKWVPFCKKFSIEPRAPEWYFQQKIDYLKDKVHPSFVKERRAMKREYEEFKVRINALVAKAQKVPEEGWTMQDGTPWPGNNVRDHPGMIQVFLGQSGGHDIDGNELPRLVYVSREKRPGFNHHKKAGAMNALVRVSSVLTNAPYLLNVDCDHYFNNSKAMREAMCFMMDPLVGKQVCYVQFPQRFDGIDWHDRYANRNIVFFDINMKGLDGIQGPIYVGTGCCFRRQALYGTDAPKKKKPPNRTCNCWPKWCFCCCCCTGSRKKKTAKAKKEKKKTSFKNAENGAPTYALEGIKEENGTDKQNLTSEQKLEKKFGQSPVFVASTLLENGGLLKGATPASLLKEAIHVISCGYEDKTDWGKEIGWIYGSVTEDILTGFKMHCHGWRSIYCIPSRPAFKGSAPLNLSDRLHQVLRWALGSVEIFLSKHCPLWYGYGGGLKSLERMSYINATIYPWTSIPLLAYCTLPAVCLLTGKFITPELSNVASLWFLSLFICIFATGILEMRWSGVAIDDWWRNEQFWVIGGVSSHLFAVFQGLLKVLAGIDTNFTVTSKAGDDEDFSELYTFKWTTLLIPPTTLLIVNFVGVVAGVSNAINNGYESWGPLFGKLFFSFWVIVHLYPFLKGLVGRQNRTPTIVIVWSILLASIFSLLWVRIDPFLPKSDGPLLEECGLDCN from the exons ATGGAGGCCGGCGCAGGGCTGGTTGCCGGTTCCCATAACCGGAACGAGCTCGTGGTCATCCGCCGCGACGGTGAATCGGGG CCCAAGCCGCTGCAGCAGTTGAGCGGGCAAATCTGCCAGATCTGTGGTGATGACGTCGGTCTCACCGTCGACGGGGATCTCTTCGTCGCCTGCAACGAGTGTGCCTTCCCCATTTGCAGGACCTGCTACGAGTACGAGCGCCGGGAGGGTAACCAGATTTGCCCCCAGTGCAAGACCAGGTTCAAGCGGCTCaagg GGTGCCCTCGTGTGACTGGTGACGATGAAGAGgatgatgttgatgatcttgaaCATGAATTCGAGTGGGAAGATAATCATGACTCACAATACATGGCCGAGGCAATGTTAATTGGCCACATGAGCTATGGCCGGCAGGGTGACATCAACACCTCCCGTGTGGTTCATCCAGTTCTCCAAGTCCCTCTTCTCACGAATGGCGAGATG GTTGATGACATTCCGCCGGAGCAGCATGCACTTGTCCCTTCTTTTGTGGGCGGCGGAGTGAAAAGGATTCACCCTCTTCCCTTTCCTGATCACAATCTTCCTG CGCAACCTAGATCCATGGATCCTTCCAAAGACCTTGCTGCTTATGGATATGGGAGTGTAGCCTGGAAGGAACGAATGGAAATTTGGAAGCAAAAGCAAGAGAAATTGCACACGACTAGAAGCAATGGTGGTGATAAAGGCTGGGATAACAATGAAAATGAATCTGATTTACCATT AATGGATGAAGCTAGACAACCATTGTCAAGAAAACTACCAATCCCTTCTAGCAAAATAAATCCATACAGAATGATAATCTTAATTCGACTGGTTGTTGCTGGGTTCTTCTTCCATTACCGGATTACAAACCCTGCCCGAGATGCATATCCATTGTGGCTCATATCGGTGATCTGTGAAATCTGGTTtgctatttcttggattcttgaTCAATTTCCCAAGTGGCTTCCAATTGAAAGAGAGACTTATCTTGACAGATTGTCCTTGAG GTATGAAAAAGAAGGGCAACCTTCTCAATTAGCTTCAATTGACATATTTGTGAGTACAGTTGATCCAATGAAGGAACCCCCTTTAATCACTGCAAACACTGTTCTTTCTATCCTGGCTGTGGACTATCCCGTTGAAAAAGTATCTTGCTATGTCTCTGATGATGGTGCTGCTATGCTGACATTTGAAGCATTGTCTGAAACATCTGAATTTGCAAAGAAATGGGTTCCTTTTTGTAAAAAATTCAGTATAGAACCCCGTGCACCAGAATGGTATTTTCAGCAAAAGATAGATTATCTCAAGGATAAAGTCCATCCTTCATTTGTAAAGGAAAGAAGAGCAATGAAg AGGGAATATGAGGAATTTAAGGTGAGAATAAATGCCCTGGTTGCTAAAGCACAAAAGGTTCCAGAAGAAGGGTGGACAATGCAGGATGGAACACCCTGGCCTGGAAATAATGTCCGTGACCATCCAGGCATGATTCAG GTATTCTTGGGTCAAAGTGGAGGGCATGATATTGATGGGAATGAACTACCACGTTTGGTTTATGTTTCTAGAGAAAAGAGACCAGGTTTCAATCACCACAAGAAGGCTGGTGCCATGAACGCTTTG GTCCGAGTCTCTTCTGTACTTACAAATGCCCCTTATCTGTTGAATGTTGATTGTGATCATTACTTCAACAATAGCAAGGCAATGCGAGAAGCAATGTGCTTCATGATGGATCCTCTTGTAGGAAAGCAAGTGTGCTATGTGCAGTTCCCCCAGAGGTTTGATGGTATTGATTGGCATGATAGATATGCTAATCGAAACATTGTCTTTTTTGAT ATCAATATGAAAGGTCTGGATGGGATTCAAGGGCCTATTTATGTTGGTACTGGATGTTGTTTTAGAAGGCAGGCACTCTATGGAACTGATGCTCCCAAGAAAAAGAAGCCTCCAAATAGGACATGCAATTGCTGGCCAAAATGGTGCTTCTGTTGCTGCTGTTGTACTGGtagtaggaagaagaagaccgcaaaagctaagaaggaaaagaaaaagactaGTTTCAAAAATGCTGAGAATGGAGCACCAACATATGCACTTGAAGGCATCAAAGAAG AAAATGGGACAGACAAACAAAATCTGACATCTGAGCAGAAGTTAGAAAAGAAATTTGGGCAATCTCCTGTTTTTGTTGCATCTACTCTCCTAGAGAATGGTGGACTGCTTAAGGGTGCTACTCCAGCTTCTTTACTGAAGGAAGCTATCCATGTTATTAGCTGTGGCTATGAGGACAAAACGGACTGGGGAAAAGAG ATTGGATGGATCTATGGTTCAGTGACGGAAGATATATTGACAGGTTTTAAGATGCATTGCCATGGGTGGAGATCTATATATTGTATCCCATCAAGGCCTGCATTCAAGGGATCTGCACCTTTGAATCTTTCAGATCGTCTTCACCAGGTTCTGAGGTGGGCACTTGGATCTGTTGAAATTTTCTTGAGCAAGCACTGCCCTCTCTGGTATGGATATGGAGGTGGACTTAAATCGTTGGAACGGATGTCATACATTAACGCTACTATCTACCCTTGGACGTCAATTCCACTTTTGGCCTACTGTACCTTACCTGCTGTTTGCTTGCTTACCGGGAAATTTATCACCCCAGAG CTTTCCAATGTAGCAAGTCTTTGGTTCTTGTCACTTTTCATTTGTATCTTCGCAACTGGCATCCTTGAAATGAGATGGAGTGGTGTTGCCATTGATGACTGGTGGAGAAATGAGCAGTTTTGGGTTATCGGAGGTGTTTCCTCGCATCTCTTTGCTGTGTTTCAGGGGCTTCTAAAGGTTCTTGCTGGTATAGATACCAATTTCACTGTGACATCAAAGGCTGGTGATGATGAAGATTTCTCCGAATTGTACACATTCAAGTGGACAACATTGCTCATCCCTCCTACAACATTGCTTATTGTGAACTTCGTCGGCGTTGTAGCTGGTGTCTCCAACGCGATAAACAATGGATATGAATCATGGGGGCCTCTATTCGGGAAGCTCTTTTTCTCCTTCTGGGTGATTGTCCACCTGTATCCCTTCCTCAAAGGTCTCGTTGGTCGACAAAACCGAACGCCTACAATTGTCATCGTCTGGTCCATTCTCCTTGCATCAATTTTTTCATTGCTATGGGTACGAATCGATCCATTCCTACCAAAATCAGATGGCCCTCTTTTAGAGGAGTGTGGATTGGATTGCAACTGA